A genomic window from Betta splendens chromosome 24, fBetSpl5.4, whole genome shotgun sequence includes:
- the lrfn2b gene encoding leucine-rich repeat and fibronectin type-III domain-containing protein 2 isoform X2, with the protein MYDSTMDHIICCLLVLGATAMMARACPKYCACQNLSESLGTLCPSKGLLFVPPDIDRSTVELRLGGNFILRITQQDFANMTDLVDLTLSRNTIGYIQPFSFGDLETLRSLHLDNNRLTELGPDDLRGLINLQHLIVNNNQMGRIHDKAFEDLAPALEDLDLSYNNLVSLPWDSVRQMVNLHQLSLDHNLLGFIPEGTFTDLERLARLDLTSNRLQKLPPDPVFARAQDSMVPTTPFAPQLSLSLGGNPLHCNCEMLWLRRLERDDELETCASPPALKGRYFWNVKEEEFICQPPLITQHTHRMLVLEGQTASLRCEATGDPLPTIHWISPDDRLLGNTSRTALYSNGTLSITITTSKDYGTFTCIAANVAGESTASVEVSIVQLPHISNGTGQPSQPKSRLSDITGATRVNKGTPKTQPEKTVTVSEVTSVSAWVRWTVNKAAPKVKMYQLQYNCSDDEVLIYR; encoded by the coding sequence ATGTATGACTCCACCATGGACCACATCATCTGCTGCCTGCTGGTCCTGGGAGCCACAGCAATGATGGCCCGCGCATGTCCCAAGTACTGTGCGTGCCAGAACCTGTCTGAGTCCCTGGGGACGCTGTGTCCATCCAAAGGCCTTCTCTTCGTGCCACCCGACATCGACCGCAGCACGGTGGAGCTCCGGCTGGGGGGGAACTTCATCCTCCGCATCACGCAGCAGGACTTTGCCAACATGACCGACTTGGTGGACTTGACTCTGTCCAGAAACACCATCGGCTACATTCAGCCCTTCTCCTTTGGTGACCTGGAAACACTGCGCTCTCTCCACTTGGACAACAACCGCCTAACGGAGCTGGGGCCTGATGATCTGAGAGGGTTGATCAATCTGCAGCAcctcattgttaacaacaaccaAATGGGACGCATCCATGACAAGGCCTTTGAAGACCTGGCTCCTGCCTTGGAGGACCTAGATCTGTCCTACAACAACTTGGTGTCTCTGCCCTGGGACTCAGTTCGCCAGATGGTTAATCTGCACCAGCTGAGTCTGGACCACAACCTGCTGGGCTTTATTCCAGAGGGGACCTTCACAGACCTGGAGAGGTTGGCCAGACTGGACTTGACCTCTAATCGATTGCAAAAGCTACCGCCAGACCCGGTGTTTGCCCGCGCCCAGGACTCGATGGTGCCGACCACCCCCTTCGCCCCCCAGCTCTCCCTCAGTTTGGGTGGGAACCCTCTGCACTGCAACTGCGAAATGCTGTGGCTGCGCAGGCTCGAGAGAGATGACGAGCTGGAGACCTGCGCGTCCCCTCCTGCTCTGAAAGGCCGTTACTTCTGGAACgtaaaggaggaggagtttATATGTCAGCCGCCTCTCATCACGCAGCATACTCACAGGATGCTGGTTTTGGAGGGCCAGACGGCCAGCCTTAGGTGTGAAGCTACTGGAGACCCTCTTCCCACTATTCACTGGATCTCCCCAGATGATCGTCTCCTTGGCAACACCTCCCGCACTGCATTGTACAGCAATGGAACCCTGagcatcaccatcaccacctccaAGGACTACGGCACCTTCACCTGCATTGCTGCTAACGTTGCAGGGGAGTCCACAGCCTCTGTGGAGGTGTCCATTGTGCAGCTTCCCCACATCAGCAACGGGACTGGTCAACCATCGCAGCCCAAGTCACGTCTTTCAGACATCACAGGTGCCACCAGGGTCAACAAGGGGACCCCCAAGACCCAGCCAGAGAAGACCGTTACGGTGTCAGAGGTGACGTCCGTGTCAGCCTGGGTCAGGTGGACGGTCAACAAGGCAGCGCCGAAGGTGAAGATGTACCAGCTCCAGTACAACTGCTCTGATGATGAGGTTCTGATCTACAGGTAA